In Thiomonas arsenitoxydans, the genomic stretch CTGGCCCGTGGCCCACGCAGCCGAGTGCGCGCAGTGGCTGCAGGCCTGGCTGGGATAAGCCATGCTGCGCATGGAGGCCATCTGGCTGGCCGTGGGCGCCAGCGATCTGCGCGGCGGCATGGACAGCCTGCTGGGGCAGGTTGTGGCCCGGTTTGGCTCAGCACAACGCCACCATGCCTACGTGTTTGCCAACCGCCGCGCCACCCGGCTGAAGGTGCTCGTCTTTGATGGCTCGGGGATCTGGCTGTGCACGCGCCGACTGCAAGAAGGCCGGTTTGCCTGGCCGCAGGACGATCATGAGGCGCTGCACCTGAGTGCCGAGCAATGGCGCTGGCTGGCCGCCGGCCTGCCGTGGCAGCGCATGACCGCGCACGCCAGCGCCATTGCCGTGGTGTAGTCCCCCCGGGCGTTTGTCGATCGGGGCAACTCCCGATTCTCGCGCGCGCGTGCGCGCGAGAGAATTCGGCATGGTCAGCGCCATCGACGACGACAAACTCCAGTCCCTGGGCGACGATCCGGCGGCGCAGTACGCGCGTACGGTCATTGCCCAGATGCAGGCCGATCTGAAGTTCCAGCAGACCAAGATTGCGGCCCTGAGCTTCGAGCTGGCGCGCCTCAAGCAATGGCGCTTCGGCCAGTCCAGCGAGAGCCTGGACACGCAAGGCCAGCTCTTCGACGCCAAGACGCAGGCGCTGCTGCAAGCCGAGGAACAGGCCGAGGACCGCGCCGCCGATGCGGAGCGCAC encodes the following:
- the tnpB gene encoding IS66 family insertion sequence element accessory protein TnpB (TnpB, as the term is used for proteins encoded by IS66 family insertion elements, is considered an accessory protein, since TnpC, encoded by a neighboring gene, is a DDE family transposase.), whose translation is MLRMEAIWLAVGASDLRGGMDSLLGQVVARFGSAQRHHAYVFANRRATRLKVLVFDGSGIWLCTRRLQEGRFAWPQDDHEALHLSAEQWRWLAAGLPWQRMTAHASAIAVV